A genomic window from Chanos chanos chromosome 14, fChaCha1.1, whole genome shotgun sequence includes:
- the gpr17 gene encoding uracil nucleotide/cysteinyl leukotriene receptor: protein MDSFTTEVPFLPSNQSSEACTPQENTVENMIFGSYYILVFLLALNGNSLALWIFSRQRGTSSPANVFLLHLAVADLSYVIILPLRATYHLTGGHWPFGEVPCRVAGFLFYVNMYASLYFLACVAGDRYLAVVYAVRSLKIRRARYAHIVSFSLWVLVTVSMAPLLVTKQTAEVDGSTVCLQLYREKASRRALVSLAVAFTPAFLATLSCYLLIIHSLWKGSRLEPALKIRALRTIGLVMFIYVVCFLPYHVSRATFILGYGQPHLSCLTQRGLALANRLTSSLTCLNGALDPLVYLFGAEKFRGSVQRLLCRDKAAGSGATSGDMKGTHESSISAKSEF, encoded by the coding sequence ATGGATTCATTTACCACAGAAGTACCCTTTCTGCCATCCAATCAGTCTTCAGAGGCCTGCACCccacaggaaaacacagtggAGAATATGATCTTTGGCAGTTATTACATCCTAGTCTTTCTGCTGGCTCTCAATGGAAACAGCCTTGCTCTGTGGATCTTCTCCCGCCAAAGAGGAACCTCTTCACCTGCCAATGTCTTCCTCTTACACCTGGCCGTTGCCGACTTGTCTTATGTCATCATCTTACCTCTTAGGGCCACCTACCATCTCACAGGTGGTCACTGGCCTTTTGGTGAAGTCCCCTGCCGCGTGGCTGGCTTCTTATTCTATGTCAACATGTATGCCAGCCTCTATTTTCTGGCCTGCGTGGCTGGAGATCGTTATTTAGCAGTCGTTTATGCAGTGCGCTCGCTGAAGATTCGTCGAGCTCGATATGCCCACATCGTGAGCTTTTCTCTCTGGGTTTTGGTAACGGTTTCCATGGCGCCTCTGCTGGTTACCAAACAGACGGCAGAGGTGGATGGCTCTACTGTATGCCTGCAGCTGTACCGGGAGAAAGCATCACGTCGCGCATTGGTCTCACTGGCTGTTGCTTTCACGCCAGCGTTCTTAGCCACACTCTCCTGCTACCTGCTGATCATCCACAGCCTCTGGAAAGGCTCTCGGCTGGAGCCTGCCTTGAAGATCCGGGCCCTCCGCACCATCGGGTTAGTCATGTTCATCTACGTCGTCTGCTTCTTGCCCTACCACGTGAGCCGAGCCACCTTCATCCTCGGATACGGGCAACCTCATCTGTCCTGCCTGACGCAACGCGGGCTCGCGTTGGCTAATCGGCTCACGTCCTCCCTCACCTGTCTGAACGGAGCCCTGGACCCCCTCGTCTACCTGTTCGGAGCGGAGAAGTTTCGTGGGAGCGTGCAAAGGCTTCTGTGCCGAGACAAGGCAGCAGGATCAGGGGCCACAAGTGGAGACATGAAAGGAACACATGAGAGCTCTATCAGCGCCAAGTCTGAGTTTTGA